The Buchnera aphidicola (Brevicoryne brassicae) DNA window GAGATTCTGTAATGATAGTAATATCAATGTTAGATAAATTATAATTTATTATTTCAATTTTTTTCCAAATATCTTTTAATAGTATTCTACTATCAATATTTTTATATATTATATTACTGCTTGGGAAAAACGTACCAATATCCCCCATAGCAACAGCACCTAGTAATGCATCTATTACAGCATGTATTAGTAAATCACCATTAGAATGAGCAATTAAACCTTGTGAATAAGGAATTAAAACACCACCAATAATTAAAGGTTTTTTACTCCCAAAAGCATGAAGATCAAAACCATATCCAATTCTCATGAATATATCTCTTTTTTTATTAAATTATTGTCATAATTTTTTAAATAAAACTCAGCAAGAATTAAATCATCTGGCCAAGTAATTTTAATATTTCTACAATTTCCTATAATCAATAATGGACTATATCCATAATATTCTAGTGCTGATGCTTCGTCTGTAATACTAATTTTATCTTTAATGATTTTGTTTAAACAATCTTTTAATATATTTATTTGAAATAAC harbors:
- the ispF gene encoding 2-C-methyl-D-erythritol 2,4-cyclodiphosphate synthase, translating into MRIGYGFDLHAFGSKKPLIIGGVLIPYSQGLIAHSNGDLLIHAVIDALLGAVAMGDIGTFFPSSNIIYKNIDSRILLKDIWKKIEIINYNLSNIDITIITESPKMSSYISFMRSNLALDLNTKINNISIKATSAKKTGSIGRKEAIACQAIVMLVKNL